The nucleotide window TAGTAGAGGAGCTGAGGGACCTGGAGTTCATGCCTGACACCCTGCTGCAACCTTCCTCAGACAAGATTACGTTCATCGATCGGCTGGCCAACAGCATCACCAAACGCAAGAGATCCACACCACAGAAATTTGTAGGTCAGCACTTAATTGGAATGTGTAAAGGGGTGGGGTGAGCAAAggcaccactcacacacacacaggtaacacaAAGGGTACAACATCATTGATGAGATCAGGTGTCtgtttaaaaatttaaaaaaatacctaCCTTCACATCACTAGTTTCTCTGAGTTGTGGTACAGTGTGATTCCCTGCCTTCTATCTGCCCTGCAGGACAGAAGCACATGCGCCACAGTCTAGCTGACACGCCTTACGAGCTCAGCGCCACCTTTGACAAGGACGGGGAGACACACCACGGTCTGGACCAGCCACACTACACCGTCCTGGGAGGAGGCTACCTGGGGGTGCCAGGAGCTGGTGGATCTGAAGGCCTCCGACCCATATGGCTGCCACCCCCTCACCCCTCCTGCCTGTCAGAGCTCCGGCCAGTCATCAGCTCGGCGCACACCCCCATAGCGCCGCCGAGGCTGGACTGCATGGGGGCCGGGGCTGGCCTAGGGTCCACAGGAGTGGGGGGCAGGGAGGCTGCAGAGGGTCACGAGGACCTACCTCTTGGCCGCAGCCACGTCCCTTCGCCTAGCAACGTTTGCCAGGACTCCACAGACACTGAGAGCATGCCGGACGAAGTGTTAAGCAATGTGGTGCCTGCCCTGCCTCTCCACAACAACAATCACCACCTCCACTCCAACCAACACCCATCCCCCCTACTGCACCACAGGGGTAGGGACAGACACAGCCCAAGCCACgccagggagagggaagaggatggCAACTCTGCCATCCCCCCGGCCCCAGGCTCCCCCACCTCCAGGGAGGTGTTTCGGGTGGTGGACGGAGAGGGGCACGTGTTGCGCTCCTTCCGCTGCGAGCACTGCCGCGTGCTCTTCCTGGACCACGTCATGTTCACCATCCACATGGGCTGCCACGGCTTCCGCCAGCCCTTTGAGTGCAACATCTGTGGCCATCGCAGCCAGGACCGCTACGAGTTCTCCTCGCACATTGTCCGCGGGGAGCACCTGCTAGGGTGAGGGATGGCTGGGTGGGCCTCTGTACTTaggttttgtttgttttttactctGAGAGAAGGGCCTGCTTGGGTTTGGTCTGCATCACAATAGGGGGTAGTAGGAAACTGCTTTTAGTAAATTATTTGTGCAAAGGCGTTGATACTGTTATCACATAAACCTCGACTTCAAATAGGCACATTAGGTCAATTGCATCACTTTTAAAAAAGGAAAGAGAATCCTCACCACTCTGACTGCACTTTTCAAAATGCATGAATTCTTAATGAGAAAATGCACTTTAAAATAGATTTTATTCTGAAGTAAAGGGAGTGAATGCACTTTTTTAAAATCCTCAAAGTGCCTTTCTCTGCTGTGGTCTACCTTTCCTCTCTTATCCTGGTAAAAACTGGGTGCGCAAAACAGCGATGCTACCATCTAAACAATGTGATTTATATGTGACATTTTGAGTTGTTTCGTCTACTGCACTTGAATCAATATTTTAACCAAGATAAGAACATTCAGGCTTCCTTGGAATTTGTCAAAGCTCTATTTGAAAAGCACTTAACGGATCTATTCCATTCCGTAACACACCTAGTCCCTGGGGGTGTGGCAGACAGTGTTGTTTaagattgtgtgtagatggtaTATATTACTGTTGGTCATTTATTTTAATAAGTTGCAGTGCAGACCAGACCCAGGATCCCAAGATAAATGTTCAGAAGAGATTTGAGGGGTTGGCCTCAATGAGGAGTGCACTTTCCAATTTCAGTTTGTGTAtaggtgtgtgtttgttattTTGGAAGTTAAGTT belongs to Salvelinus namaycush isolate Seneca chromosome 20, SaNama_1.0, whole genome shotgun sequence and includes:
- the LOC120065191 gene encoding zinc finger protein Eos-like, with the translated sequence MDDDCNGHPYMSGSGDSSREFSGAMGGRTVSTPNSQHTSPSRSLSANSIKVELYSDEEVGRGTGPEDEKGDKVEEGDSEQGGEAGGGYRELASPEPMSPGGAIRLPNGKLKCDVCGMICIGPNVLMVHKRSHTGERPFQCNQCGASFTQKGNLLRHIKLHSGEKPFKCPFCSYACRRRDALTGHVRTHSVSSPTVGKPYKCSYCGRSYKQQSTLEEHRECCHSYLQSLETQKPASAHTQVEELRDLEFMPDTLLQPSSDKITFIDRLANSITKRKRSTPQKFVGQKHMRHSLADTPYELSATFDKDGETHHGLDQPHYTVLGGGYLGVPGAGGSEGLRPIWLPPPHPSCLSELRPVISSAHTPIAPPRLDCMGAGAGLGSTGVGGREAAEGHEDLPLGRSHVPSPSNVCQDSTDTESMPDEVLSNVVPALPLHNNNHHLHSNQHPSPLLHHRGRDRHSPSHAREREEDGNSAIPPAPGSPTSREVFRVVDGEGHVLRSFRCEHCRVLFLDHVMFTIHMGCHGFRQPFECNICGHRSQDRYEFSSHIVRGEHLLG